One genomic segment of Desulforamulus reducens MI-1 includes these proteins:
- the acpS gene encoding holo-ACP synthase encodes MKGIGTDIIEIERIELAVSRSGQQFLDRVFTAAEQEHCQGKVHSLAGRFAAKEAVLKALGTGLREMRWTNIEILPNHLGKPEVTLSGPALERAEKEGIHRILVSIAHDRGRAVAFAVAVGKEKEG; translated from the coding sequence ATGAAGGGGATCGGTACAGATATTATCGAAATTGAAAGGATTGAACTGGCCGTCAGTCGTTCTGGCCAGCAGTTCTTAGACCGTGTTTTTACTGCGGCAGAACAAGAACACTGCCAGGGTAAAGTGCACTCTTTGGCTGGGCGTTTTGCGGCAAAGGAAGCCGTGTTAAAGGCTCTGGGGACAGGCCTCAGGGAAATGCGATGGACAAACATTGAAATCTTGCCAAACCATCTGGGAAAGCCCGAGGTGACCTTGTCGGGACCCGCCCTGGAACGGGCAGAAAAGGAGGGCATACACCGGATATTGGTGAGCATTGCCCATGACCGGGGCCGAGCGGTGGCCTTTGCAGTGGCAGTTGGTAAGGAAAAGGAAGGATAG